One genomic region from Hoeflea algicola encodes:
- a CDS encoding response regulator transcription factor: protein MHFLVVEDTADVAEAIIERLGRGGHACDRAASLADAMHFAAASTYDLVILDINLPDGSGLDFLKWLRGRRNAVPVLVLTARLAVDDKIGALDFGADDYMVKPFDLGELEARVRAIVRRRSGEAGARLSAGNLEFDMVTRLATVDGEPLSLTPREQLLLEIFLANKGRVLEKEELIMRLFGMDADAGPNAIELYVGRLRRKLSGAGMEIKTLRGLGYQARACEPGPALP, encoded by the coding sequence ATGCATTTTCTGGTCGTTGAAGACACGGCCGATGTCGCAGAAGCCATAATCGAACGGCTGGGGCGCGGCGGGCATGCCTGCGACCGGGCTGCTTCGTTGGCCGATGCGATGCATTTTGCCGCAGCCTCGACCTATGATCTGGTGATTCTCGACATCAACCTGCCCGACGGTTCAGGCCTGGATTTTCTCAAATGGTTGCGAGGACGACGCAACGCGGTGCCGGTTCTGGTTCTGACCGCGCGGCTGGCGGTCGACGACAAGATCGGCGCGCTCGACTTCGGCGCCGATGACTACATGGTCAAACCCTTCGATCTGGGCGAGCTGGAAGCCAGGGTCCGCGCCATTGTCCGGCGTCGCAGCGGCGAGGCTGGTGCGCGCCTGTCGGCCGGCAATCTCGAATTCGACATGGTGACGCGACTGGCGACCGTGGATGGAGAACCGCTGTCGTTGACCCCGCGCGAGCAATTGCTGCTGGAGATATTCTTGGCCAACAAGGGGCGTGTGCTCGAAAAAGAAGAGCTGATCATGCGGTTGTTCGGCATGGATGCCGACGCTGGCCCCAATGCCATCGAGCTCTATGTCGGCCGGCTGCGCCGCAAGCTTTCCGGCGCCGGCATGGAGATCAAGACCCTGCGCGGCCTCGGCTATCAGGCACGCGCCTGTGAACCCGGACCTGCCTTGCCGTGA
- a CDS encoding sensor histidine kinase has translation MSPPAAIIPSASAHSIAWRLTLLLTLLLTIAVAGTVYAALNYGQTAATRAFDRLLTGAALQIAERISVVEGETVIDIPLSAFGLLSLASEDRIFYRILGPDGVTLTGDENFPLPEQTAPRNEPLLYDADFSGEAVRAIRMQRFLAERAVRGPITVVVAQTLRARSELAHEIVTRAVIGVVIAGGVTLILALLAMRLALSPLRRIERAILARDPKDLTPFTTTTPREVEALVAAINRFMARLDRRVGAMQGFVADAAHQMRTPITALRAQTELAMEETDPGRLKTLQRRIRDRAIGISRLTDQLLSHALVTHRADSATLALIDLRRVAVEAEREARRTGGSEGIELDLPDDPVMVTGDAFSLREAARNLLTNALAHGQPPVWLRVSITPDNRALIAAHDSGPGMSADQLSRIGQRFARDTTNPQSAGLGLAIVAEVAEFHQGSITTARTTGGGFLVGVELPLVPPSTPSSPETGLS, from the coding sequence GTGAGCCCACCAGCCGCAATCATTCCATCCGCATCCGCCCACTCGATCGCTTGGCGACTGACGCTTCTGCTGACACTGCTTTTGACCATTGCCGTGGCCGGCACTGTTTACGCCGCACTGAACTACGGTCAGACCGCGGCCACCCGCGCTTTCGATCGACTGCTGACCGGCGCGGCGCTGCAGATCGCCGAACGCATCAGTGTCGTCGAGGGCGAAACCGTGATCGATATTCCGCTTTCGGCATTCGGCCTGCTGTCGCTGGCTTCCGAAGACCGGATCTTTTACCGGATCCTCGGTCCCGATGGCGTGACCCTGACCGGCGACGAGAATTTTCCGTTGCCTGAACAGACCGCCCCCCGGAATGAACCCTTGCTCTATGACGCCGACTTCTCCGGCGAAGCAGTGCGCGCCATCCGCATGCAGCGTTTTCTCGCCGAGCGCGCGGTGCGTGGACCGATTACGGTTGTGGTGGCGCAAACCCTGCGCGCCCGCTCCGAACTCGCCCATGAGATCGTCACCCGGGCGGTGATTGGCGTCGTCATCGCCGGCGGCGTTACCCTGATCCTGGCCTTGCTCGCCATGCGACTGGCGCTGAGCCCCTTGCGCCGCATCGAACGCGCCATTCTGGCCCGCGACCCGAAGGATCTGACGCCCTTTACCACCACCACGCCACGCGAAGTCGAGGCGCTGGTCGCCGCCATCAACCGCTTCATGGCGCGACTCGATCGGCGGGTCGGCGCCATGCAGGGGTTTGTCGCCGACGCTGCTCACCAGATGCGCACACCGATCACCGCGCTGCGCGCCCAGACCGAACTCGCCATGGAGGAAACCGATCCTGGTCGGTTAAAGACGCTGCAGCGGCGCATCCGCGACCGGGCGATCGGCATCAGCCGGTTAACCGATCAATTGCTATCGCATGCGCTGGTGACGCATCGCGCCGATTCCGCAACGCTGGCGCTGATTGACCTGCGGCGGGTGGCGGTGGAGGCAGAGCGCGAAGCCCGTCGCACCGGTGGTTCAGAGGGCATCGAACTCGATCTTCCCGACGATCCGGTGATGGTGACAGGCGATGCCTTCAGCCTGCGCGAAGCCGCCCGAAACCTGCTCACCAACGCGCTGGCCCATGGCCAACCGCCGGTCTGGCTGCGCGTCAGCATCACCCCCGACAACCGGGCTTTGATCGCCGCCCATGACAGTGGCCCCGGCATGAGCGCTGATCAGTTGAGCCGCATCGGCCAGCGTTTCGCCCGCGATACCACCAACCCGCAAAGCGCCGGATTGGGGCTGGCCATCGTTGCCGAGGTTGCCGAGTTTCACCAGGGCTCAATCACCACAGCACGCACAACCGGCGGCGGCTTTCTGGTCGGTGTCGAATTGCCGCTGGTGCCTCCATCAACGCCTTCCTCACCGGAAACCGGCCTTTCATGA
- a CDS encoding ABC transporter substrate-binding protein yields the protein MTNPRLLLLGTALITIAALPGKPEAAETLTRFEAASGNTELVIASVTDLDFMRPLISAFQQQNPGISVSYIEDTSNSLDATVSKACSDRTFFADLVISSSIAQQVRLVNGGCAREIGSPVLADLPDWAQWRGELMGLTYEPAVIVYNSAEFAAEGPPLSRFDLIDMMRQSDKLSGRIATYDIEESGVGYLFAFQDSTEASTWGRLIEGFGRNNVATFCCSSEVIDRVADGRALIGYNVLGSYALSRAEKDPRIGVVLPSDYTLVLARAGYIPREARAANAARAFLELALSPAGRAILDGETRLLTPLSGPGALPGLTDNKEPALRPIPLSPALLVSLDRAKRARFLSQWRKSVTPPSP from the coding sequence ATGACTAATCCCAGGCTCCTCCTTCTGGGCACGGCCCTGATCACCATTGCCGCGCTACCGGGCAAACCGGAGGCCGCAGAAACGTTGACCCGGTTTGAAGCCGCTTCCGGCAACACCGAACTGGTGATCGCCAGCGTCACCGATCTTGATTTCATGCGGCCGCTGATTTCGGCTTTCCAACAGCAGAACCCTGGCATCTCGGTCAGCTATATCGAGGATACGTCCAACAGTCTCGACGCCACGGTTTCGAAAGCCTGCAGCGACCGGACATTTTTCGCCGACCTGGTGATCTCCTCATCGATCGCCCAGCAGGTACGCCTGGTCAATGGCGGCTGCGCCCGCGAGATCGGCAGCCCTGTTCTCGCAGACCTGCCTGACTGGGCACAATGGCGCGGCGAACTGATGGGCCTGACCTATGAGCCGGCGGTGATCGTTTACAACAGCGCCGAATTCGCCGCCGAAGGTCCGCCCTTGAGCCGGTTCGACCTGATCGACATGATGCGGCAATCCGACAAGCTCAGCGGTCGCATCGCCACCTACGATATCGAGGAATCCGGCGTCGGCTATCTGTTCGCCTTTCAGGATTCCACCGAGGCCAGCACCTGGGGACGCCTGATCGAGGGCTTTGGCCGCAACAACGTCGCCACTTTCTGTTGCAGCTCGGAAGTCATCGACCGGGTCGCCGATGGCCGCGCGCTGATCGGCTACAACGTACTCGGCTCCTATGCGCTGTCGCGGGCTGAAAAAGACCCGCGCATCGGCGTGGTACTGCCGAGCGATTACACCCTGGTTCTGGCTCGCGCCGGCTATATTCCGCGCGAAGCCCGTGCGGCGAACGCCGCCCGAGCGTTTTTGGAGCTGGCTCTATCCCCGGCAGGCCGTGCGATCCTTGACGGGGAAACCCGCCTGCTCACACCGCTGAGCGGCCCCGGCGCCCTGCCCGGACTGACCGACAACAAGGAACCGGCATTACGGCCGATCCCGTTGTCACCGGCGCTGCTGGTATCGCTCGACCGCGCCAAGCGGGCCCGGTTCCTGTCGCAATGGCGCAAATCGGTGACTCCGCCTTCGCCGTAG
- a CDS encoding esterase-like activity of phytase family protein, with product MIAASASAAEMNFNRISSLATPSNMAAGEDMNRETSAEIIAASEDGQRLVYTDSPLGVIGIIDIADPANPKPLGNVSMQPVDGGEAEPTSVTVIGGNAFVAVNTSSNYVEVGGKLLTVDIERRTISASCDLGGQPDSIASAKDGSFLAIAIENERDEDLNNGVLPQMPAGQVAFIDVKDGVADCASLRFSDVTGLAEIAPEDPEPEFVDINSLGETVVTLQENNHIVVLDRAGKVVSHFSAGAVTLENVDLTDERGALRFTEAQTDRKREPDAVGWIDNDHFAIANEGDYEGGSRGWTIFNKNGTVVYDSGMSFEYAIVEAGHYPDKRSDAKGAEPESIEVAIFDGKPYVFVGAERASIIGVYDVSNLAKPVLTQMLPSGIAPEGIVAIPSRNLVASANEADLIEDGGVRSHVMLYQRENAPAAYPQITSAGSDALIGWGALSGLATDADTTGKLYAVNDSFYGYQPTIFTIDATQTPARITSALEITRAGFPAQKLDLEGVTTDGEGGFWLASEGRTDRMVPHALYHVNAKGVIKQEISLPEELLAQEKRFGFEGIARLGDTLWMPVQRPWHDDAKNEVKLVAYNTNSKEWGAVRYQLDAPADKGWVGLSDIEIHGDYAYIIERDNQIGAKAAIKKIFRVALSQMVPAKLGGELPLVEKEEVRDLLDELKALNGYVVDKVEGLAIDANGKGYIVTDNDGVDDSSGETLFFTVDGLAPVSN from the coding sequence ATGATCGCCGCTTCGGCGTCGGCCGCGGAGATGAATTTCAACAGGATTTCATCGCTGGCCACGCCTTCGAACATGGCCGCCGGCGAAGACATGAACCGTGAAACATCCGCAGAAATCATCGCCGCCAGCGAAGATGGCCAGCGTCTGGTCTATACCGACAGCCCGCTGGGTGTGATCGGCATCATCGATATCGCCGACCCGGCCAATCCCAAGCCGCTCGGAAACGTGTCGATGCAGCCCGTCGACGGTGGCGAAGCCGAGCCAACATCTGTCACCGTTATTGGCGGCAACGCTTTTGTCGCGGTCAACACCTCCAGTAATTATGTCGAGGTTGGCGGCAAGCTGCTGACCGTCGATATTGAAAGGCGCACGATTTCCGCAAGCTGTGATCTTGGTGGTCAGCCGGATTCGATTGCCAGCGCGAAGGACGGTTCGTTCCTGGCCATCGCCATTGAGAACGAGCGTGACGAGGATCTTAATAACGGAGTTCTGCCGCAGATGCCTGCTGGCCAGGTTGCTTTCATCGACGTCAAGGATGGCGTAGCTGATTGTGCGAGCCTGCGGTTTTCCGATGTGACGGGTTTGGCCGAGATCGCGCCGGAAGATCCGGAGCCCGAATTTGTCGATATCAATAGCCTTGGCGAAACTGTGGTGACGCTGCAGGAGAATAACCACATCGTCGTGCTCGACCGTGCTGGCAAGGTGGTCTCGCACTTCTCTGCCGGTGCCGTGACGCTGGAAAATGTCGACCTTACCGATGAACGCGGCGCGCTGCGGTTCACCGAAGCCCAGACAGACCGCAAGCGTGAACCCGATGCCGTTGGCTGGATCGACAACGATCATTTCGCCATTGCCAATGAAGGCGATTACGAGGGTGGATCGCGTGGTTGGACCATCTTCAACAAGAATGGCACCGTGGTCTATGATTCGGGCATGTCATTCGAATATGCGATTGTTGAGGCTGGCCATTACCCGGACAAGCGCTCGGACGCCAAGGGCGCGGAGCCGGAATCAATCGAAGTGGCGATATTTGACGGCAAGCCCTATGTGTTCGTCGGCGCCGAACGGGCATCCATCATCGGTGTCTACGATGTCAGCAACCTGGCAAAACCGGTGCTCACCCAGATGTTGCCGTCGGGCATAGCGCCTGAAGGCATCGTCGCCATCCCCTCGCGCAACCTGGTCGCATCGGCCAACGAAGCCGATCTGATCGAAGACGGCGGCGTGCGCAGCCATGTGATGCTGTATCAGCGCGAGAACGCGCCGGCCGCCTATCCGCAGATCACTTCGGCAGGGTCGGATGCGCTGATTGGCTGGGGCGCGCTCTCGGGGCTTGCAACCGATGCCGACACCACCGGCAAGCTCTATGCGGTCAATGACAGTTTCTATGGCTATCAGCCGACGATCTTCACCATCGACGCCACCCAGACTCCGGCGCGCATCACCTCGGCACTGGAGATCACGCGGGCCGGTTTCCCCGCCCAGAAGCTTGATCTGGAAGGTGTGACGACCGATGGCGAGGGCGGCTTCTGGTTGGCTTCGGAAGGCCGGACCGACCGGATGGTTCCGCATGCGCTGTACCACGTCAACGCCAAGGGCGTGATCAAGCAGGAAATCTCCCTGCCTGAGGAACTGCTGGCGCAGGAAAAACGCTTCGGCTTCGAAGGCATTGCCCGTCTGGGTGACACCTTGTGGATGCCGGTGCAGCGTCCTTGGCACGATGACGCCAAGAATGAGGTCAAGCTGGTGGCCTATAACACCAACAGCAAGGAATGGGGTGCTGTGCGCTACCAGCTCGATGCACCGGCCGACAAGGGCTGGGTCGGATTGTCCGACATCGAAATCCACGGCGACTATGCCTATATCATCGAGCGCGACAACCAGATCGGCGCCAAGGCTGCGATCAAGAAGATCTTCCGCGTTGCCCTGAGCCAGATGGTTCCGGCAAAGCTGGGTGGTGAATTGCCGCTGGTGGAGAAGGAAGAAGTTCGCGACCTGCTTGACGAGCTGAAGGCACTCAACGGCTACGTGGTCGACAAGGTCGAAGGTCTTGCGATTGATGCCAACGGCAAGGGCTACATCGTCACCGACAATGACGGCGTCGATGACAGCTCCGGCGAAACCCTGTTCTTCACCGTCGACGGTCTGGCACCGGTTTCCAACTGA
- a CDS encoding putative bifunctional diguanylate cyclase/phosphodiesterase, with the protein MLKQTRNRWFDWGAEFSFSIILLGLLALGGILILWFQGVGQPENAGYTTSGVLLIGIAACVPLFLLISVLDLKSRLKSLGKDHARVLAQSERDALTGVFNREKFVFEAKLALETRSNTSFFALFLADIDHFKQVNDSLGHPAGDTVLVHFAEKLRMHFPGAQVGRLGGDEFGVLIEHSDPITAKYAHELCAGLESGLSKSASVGNHRLSVSASIGIALAPYHGKTWSSLFINADMALYASKKNGRACATLFQEEMLTDIRNEKALVRELRAALLLRHLRVAYQPIVDANGRLVAFEALLRWRHALRGVIPPDIFIPVAERALMIGDIGDYVLSHVCEDMPRLPDVPVNVNLSANQIAKPDLKAQMLKILAETGTDPHRIILEITESASLAANPVIAGQISALQDVGFRIALDDFGMGYSEFNQLRALPYDVIKIDKSYIRTLGSDHVTDVFVSAVVEIARCAGNCIVAEGIETEADLMRASAAGCDRFQGYYFGKPSFIEDMDGSRLDYGKATPDQESEREVA; encoded by the coding sequence ATGCTGAAGCAGACACGAAATAGATGGTTTGACTGGGGAGCGGAGTTCAGTTTTTCCATCATCCTTCTCGGCCTACTGGCTTTGGGAGGGATCCTCATTCTATGGTTCCAGGGTGTCGGTCAGCCGGAAAATGCCGGGTATACTACTTCCGGCGTGCTCCTCATCGGTATCGCTGCCTGCGTGCCGCTGTTTCTGCTGATCTCGGTACTGGACCTGAAGAGCCGGCTGAAATCCCTCGGCAAAGACCACGCCCGGGTTCTTGCGCAATCCGAACGTGACGCACTGACCGGCGTTTTCAATCGTGAAAAATTTGTTTTTGAAGCCAAGTTGGCGCTCGAAACCCGTTCAAACACATCGTTCTTTGCGCTGTTCCTGGCCGATATCGATCACTTCAAACAAGTCAATGATAGCCTTGGCCACCCGGCGGGGGATACGGTTCTGGTGCATTTTGCCGAAAAACTGCGGATGCATTTCCCTGGTGCGCAGGTGGGGCGGCTGGGGGGCGACGAGTTCGGGGTGCTGATCGAGCATTCTGACCCGATTACCGCAAAATACGCTCACGAGTTGTGTGCCGGTCTCGAGAGCGGGCTATCAAAGTCGGCCAGCGTCGGCAACCATCGTTTGTCGGTCTCTGCGTCGATCGGCATTGCGCTGGCGCCCTATCACGGCAAGACTTGGAGCTCGCTGTTCATCAATGCCGACATGGCGCTTTATGCGTCGAAGAAAAATGGCCGCGCCTGCGCGACGCTGTTTCAGGAAGAGATGCTGACTGACATTCGCAACGAGAAGGCGCTGGTTCGCGAATTGCGCGCTGCCCTTCTGCTCAGACATTTGCGCGTGGCTTATCAGCCGATTGTCGATGCCAATGGCCGGTTGGTGGCCTTTGAGGCGCTTCTGCGCTGGCGGCATGCGCTGAGGGGCGTGATCCCGCCGGATATCTTCATCCCGGTCGCCGAACGAGCATTGATGATCGGCGACATCGGCGATTATGTCCTGAGCCACGTGTGCGAGGACATGCCACGGTTGCCGGACGTGCCGGTCAATGTGAACCTCTCGGCCAATCAGATCGCCAAGCCGGACCTGAAAGCACAGATGCTCAAGATCCTTGCGGAAACCGGAACGGACCCGCACCGGATTATCCTTGAAATCACCGAAAGCGCCTCGTTGGCGGCCAATCCGGTCATTGCCGGCCAGATTTCGGCGTTGCAGGATGTTGGCTTCCGCATTGCGCTCGATGATTTCGGCATGGGCTATTCCGAGTTCAACCAGCTGCGGGCACTTCCCTATGACGTGATCAAGATCGACAAGAGCTATATCCGCACACTGGGCTCCGACCATGTCACCGATGTTTTTGTCAGTGCGGTGGTGGAAATCGCTCGCTGTGCCGGCAATTGCATTGTTGCCGAAGGAATTGAGACCGAAGCCGATCTCATGCGCGCCAGTGCGGCGGGTTGTGACCGCTTCCAGGGTTACTATTTCGGCAAGCCGAGCTTCATCGAGGATATGGACGGCAGCCGTCTGGACTACGGCAAGGCAACGCCGGACCAGGAGAGTGAACGAGAAGTGGCCTGA
- a CDS encoding glycosyltransferase family 4 protein produces MPKLLIVTDAWRPQINGVVRSIENLVPWLVRLGIEVDILSPAEFHTAPLPGYPEIRLALTTPGRVRRRIEACDPDYIHIATEGPLGVLARRTALKRNGFTSSYHTRFPEYVAARSPIPERWLYWFMRWFHNAGRGCLVATASLRDELSSRGFANIHIWSRGVDTQHFRPDYAPPLELPRPVFVHVGRMAVEKNVEAFLKMKLPGSKLVVGDGPLLEEFRARYPDVVFTGAKSGTELATLYAMGDVFVFPSLTDTFGLVVLEALASGVPVAAYPVTGPKDILGNCGAGVVDEDLHKAALACLSLSGVDARARAMDFSWKACADQFLDATYVSFGIAP; encoded by the coding sequence ATGCCCAAACTGCTCATAGTCACCGACGCCTGGCGACCGCAGATCAACGGCGTTGTCCGCTCGATTGAGAACCTGGTGCCGTGGCTTGTGCGGTTGGGCATCGAGGTCGATATCCTGTCGCCGGCCGAATTCCACACCGCGCCGTTGCCGGGATATCCGGAGATCCGCCTGGCGCTGACAACGCCGGGGCGCGTGCGGCGACGGATCGAGGCGTGCGACCCTGACTATATCCATATCGCCACCGAGGGACCTCTGGGCGTGCTTGCCCGCCGCACTGCTCTAAAGCGCAATGGGTTTACCTCAAGCTATCACACCCGTTTTCCGGAATATGTCGCGGCCCGCTCGCCCATTCCGGAGAGATGGCTCTATTGGTTCATGCGGTGGTTTCACAATGCGGGGCGCGGTTGCTTGGTGGCGACCGCCAGCCTGCGCGATGAGCTGTCGTCCAGGGGCTTTGCAAATATACACATCTGGTCGCGCGGCGTTGATACACAGCATTTTCGACCGGACTACGCGCCTCCGCTTGAGCTGCCGCGTCCGGTGTTTGTCCATGTCGGCCGGATGGCGGTGGAGAAGAATGTCGAGGCCTTTTTGAAGATGAAGCTGCCTGGCAGCAAGCTGGTCGTCGGCGATGGACCTTTGCTGGAAGAATTCAGGGCGCGCTACCCGGATGTGGTGTTTACCGGCGCCAAGTCGGGCACGGAGCTCGCAACGTTGTACGCGATGGGTGATGTCTTCGTGTTTCCGTCGCTAACGGACACGTTTGGTCTGGTGGTGCTTGAGGCGCTTGCTTCGGGGGTGCCGGTTGCTGCCTATCCGGTCACCGGGCCGAAGGATATTCTGGGAAACTGCGGTGCAGGGGTTGTGGATGAGGACCTGCACAAGGCGGCGCTTGCCTGCCTTTCGCTTTCTGGCGTCGATGCCCGCGCCCGCGCCATGGACTTCTCCTGGAAGGCCTGCGCCGACCAATTCCTGGATGCGACATATGTGAGTTTCGGCATCGCCCCTTAA